A single genomic interval of Noviherbaspirillum cavernae harbors:
- a CDS encoding YgfZ/GcvT domain-containing protein translates to MTEFTSTWLQFLARNGALLQGEDGSGIVGFAAGDASDAALTSFVAPLPDLGLIAATGEDAASFLHTQLTNDVEHLGSGEARLAGYCSPKGRLLATFLMWKTADAIMLQLPREIQPAVQKRLQMFVLRAKAKLNDVSDNRVILGLVGHAASAALPAWFPSMPAAPYAKIDSAAGTLIRVADAFAAPRYLWITDVETAQQVWPVLTKSLPPAGSHAWQRSEIHAGVPAVMQKTQEQFVPQMVNFDIIGGVNFKKGCYPGQEIVARTHYLGKVKRRMMLASVDAGDVKPGTEVFLSAEPDQPSGMVVNAAPNAHGGMDCLVEIKTAAVSEGTVHAGSPDGAVLRFGALPYSLPDAAQVESQIR, encoded by the coding sequence ATGACCGAATTCACGAGTACATGGTTGCAATTTCTGGCCCGGAATGGGGCTCTGCTCCAAGGCGAGGACGGCTCCGGAATTGTCGGATTTGCAGCCGGCGATGCATCGGACGCAGCCCTGACATCCTTTGTCGCGCCATTGCCTGATCTTGGCTTGATCGCTGCGACCGGCGAAGATGCCGCATCATTCTTGCACACGCAACTGACCAACGACGTCGAGCACCTCGGCTCCGGCGAAGCACGCCTCGCGGGATATTGTTCGCCCAAGGGACGGCTGCTGGCCACTTTCCTGATGTGGAAGACTGCAGACGCGATCATGCTCCAACTGCCGCGCGAGATTCAGCCTGCGGTGCAAAAGCGCCTGCAAATGTTCGTGCTGCGTGCGAAAGCCAAACTGAATGACGTTTCGGACAACCGTGTCATCCTCGGTCTCGTCGGCCATGCGGCGAGCGCGGCGCTGCCGGCATGGTTTCCGTCCATGCCGGCAGCGCCCTATGCGAAGATCGATTCGGCAGCCGGCACGCTGATCCGCGTGGCGGATGCATTCGCCGCGCCCCGTTATCTTTGGATCACCGATGTGGAAACGGCGCAGCAAGTCTGGCCCGTGTTGACGAAGTCACTACCGCCCGCAGGATCGCATGCATGGCAGCGCAGCGAGATTCACGCCGGGGTTCCGGCGGTGATGCAAAAAACGCAGGAACAGTTTGTGCCGCAGATGGTGAATTTCGACATCATTGGCGGCGTCAATTTCAAAAAAGGCTGCTACCCGGGCCAGGAGATCGTGGCGCGCACGCATTATCTCGGCAAGGTCAAGCGCAGGATGATGCTGGCGTCGGTCGATGCTGGTGATGTGAAACCGGGCACCGAAGTGTTCCTGAGCGCAGAGCCGGATCAGCCGAGCGGAATGGTGGTCAATGCGGCACCCAACGCGCATGGCGGGATGGATTGCCTTGTCGAGATCAAGACAGCCGCTGTGAGCGAGGGTACGGTTCATGCGGGATCGCCGGACGGAGCCGTGCTTCGTTTCGGCGCGTTGCCGTACTCTCTGCCGGATGCAGCACAAGTCGAATCGCAGATCCGATGA
- a CDS encoding DUF4936 family protein, with protein MTTDLYIYYRVRCEDAELLKAKVGAMQRCIFQEYGIVTGLKRRPEEKGGRHTWMEIYLAVPDDFEAILERAATQEKLDALIDGQRNIEYFLDYSTCA; from the coding sequence ATGACAACAGATTTATACATTTACTACCGCGTGCGCTGCGAGGATGCCGAGTTGCTGAAAGCAAAAGTGGGCGCCATGCAGCGATGCATATTTCAGGAATATGGTATCGTCACCGGACTCAAGCGACGTCCCGAAGAAAAGGGCGGAAGGCATACGTGGATGGAGATTTATCTTGCGGTGCCGGACGACTTCGAAGCGATACTTGAGCGTGCCGCGACCCAGGAAAAACTGGATGCCTTGATCGACGGCCAACGCAACATCGAATATTTTTTGGATTACTCCACATGTGCTTGA
- a CDS encoding NRDE family protein, which produces MCLIVFAWQVVPGAPLVAASNRDEYYDRAAIPAHWWSEHPDVYAGRDLQGGGTWMGITRNGRFAAVTNIRSPLEKRLDAPSRGVLVADYLKGQASAAEYVADLSVRAHEFNGFNLVVGDSTQLIWYSNAQIDDERNGKPLAPGIYGLSNASLDAPWPKVVRTKAQFASLLCQGAPEDAYFEMLTDTTRASDCRLPKTGVSIEWERILSAVCIESPEYGTRASTVAQLYADNTAALHERAIR; this is translated from the coding sequence ATGTGCTTGATCGTTTTTGCCTGGCAGGTTGTTCCGGGCGCGCCGCTGGTGGCGGCAAGTAATCGTGACGAATATTACGATCGGGCCGCAATCCCCGCGCATTGGTGGAGCGAGCATCCGGATGTCTATGCCGGCCGCGATCTGCAAGGCGGTGGCACATGGATGGGGATCACGCGCAACGGCCGCTTTGCCGCGGTCACCAATATCCGTTCTCCTTTGGAAAAACGTCTCGACGCGCCATCGCGCGGTGTACTGGTTGCCGACTATCTGAAGGGACAGGCAAGCGCGGCGGAATATGTCGCTGACCTGTCCGTGCGCGCACACGAATTCAATGGATTCAACCTCGTCGTCGGCGATTCGACCCAGCTGATCTGGTACTCCAACGCGCAGATCGACGACGAGCGCAACGGAAAGCCGCTTGCTCCTGGCATCTACGGTCTGTCCAACGCGTCTCTCGATGCACCATGGCCCAAGGTGGTGCGCACCAAGGCGCAGTTTGCCAGCCTGCTGTGCCAGGGCGCACCGGAGGATGCCTATTTCGAAATGCTGACCGACACCACGCGCGCATCCGATTGCCGCCTGCCGAAGACCGGTGTCAGCATCGAATGGGAAAGAATCCTGTCGGCTGTGTGTATCGAATCGCCGGAGTACGGCACGCGCGCCTCAACCGTTGCGCAGCTCTATGCGGACAATACCGCCGCGCTGCATGAACGCGCGATACGCTGA
- a CDS encoding GNAT family N-acetyltransferase produces MKYRLTLGDWASQKKDAQAIRYDVFVIEQHVPVELEWDDMDAACVHALAYDDQGAAVGTGRLLPDGHIGRMAVRSQARGSGIGGAILDALMQQARDRGDRAVMLNAQTHAAPFYRRYGFVQEGEEFMEAGIPHVQMRHDFE; encoded by the coding sequence ATGAAATACCGCCTGACACTTGGCGATTGGGCGAGCCAGAAGAAAGACGCCCAGGCGATTCGCTACGACGTATTCGTGATCGAACAGCACGTCCCGGTCGAGTTGGAGTGGGACGATATGGACGCTGCATGCGTGCATGCGCTTGCGTACGATGATCAGGGCGCGGCGGTCGGTACGGGCCGCCTGCTGCCTGACGGCCATATCGGGCGCATGGCGGTCAGGAGTCAGGCGCGCGGCAGCGGCATAGGCGGTGCGATTCTTGACGCGCTGATGCAGCAGGCCAGGGATCGTGGTGATCGTGCCGTCATGCTCAATGCGCAAACGCACGCCGCGCCGTTTTACCGGCGTTACGGTTTCGTGCAGGAGGGGGAAGAGTTCATGGAAGCCGGTATTCCGCATGTGCAAATGCGGCACGACTTCGAATAG
- a CDS encoding acyl-CoA thioesterase has translation MAREDFNFFHSLRVRWAEVDMQGIVFNGHYLTYFDVAFTEYWRATGLPGVVEQAREGREMFARKATIEYQSPARFDDVVDIGVRCAGFGKSSVRFILEIHLGEQHLISGELVYVYADTAVRKSVPLPEAWREVMTRFEKFAPLAA, from the coding sequence ATGGCACGCGAAGACTTCAACTTTTTTCATTCATTGCGCGTTCGCTGGGCTGAAGTGGACATGCAGGGCATCGTGTTCAACGGGCACTATCTGACGTATTTCGACGTTGCCTTCACCGAGTATTGGCGGGCGACGGGATTGCCCGGTGTCGTCGAGCAGGCCAGGGAAGGGCGCGAAATGTTTGCCCGCAAGGCGACGATCGAATATCAGAGCCCGGCCCGCTTCGACGATGTAGTCGATATCGGTGTGCGTTGCGCCGGATTCGGAAAGTCTTCCGTGCGCTTCATTCTCGAGATTCATCTCGGCGAGCAGCACTTGATTTCCGGCGAACTGGTGTACGTCTACGCCGATACCGCCGTTCGCAAGAGCGTGCCGCTGCCGGAAGCCTGGCGTGAGGTGATGACGCGATTCGAGAAATTTGCGCCGCTCGCAGCATGA
- a CDS encoding alpha/beta fold hydrolase has protein sequence MKATIQSNQFATLPNGTRLHYASAGEKGMPLVLFVHGFPEFWYEWEAQLSEFGSDCFAVAPDLRGFNLSDMPSDPSAYKARHIVEDIRLLAEHLGYDRFVLVAHDWGGAIAWNFAIALPRLLDKLIIVNSPHPYLFAQSLTSDPKQREASAYMNWLRAPGSEAALAKDNFALMERFLTGYGQTSTSWFTSEVRQKYHECWARGLTGGVNYYRASPLHPPTDAHAGPLKLELNPDDFRVEVPTRVIWGENDVALPKSLLDGLGNFVDDLRVERIPEGSHWVVHEQPERINRLIRGFLSE, from the coding sequence ATGAAAGCCACGATCCAAAGCAATCAATTCGCCACACTGCCCAACGGCACGCGCCTGCACTACGCCAGCGCGGGTGAGAAGGGCATGCCGCTGGTCCTGTTCGTGCACGGCTTCCCGGAGTTTTGGTACGAATGGGAGGCGCAACTGTCGGAATTCGGCAGCGACTGTTTTGCAGTTGCACCGGATTTGCGCGGCTTCAACCTGTCCGACATGCCGAGCGATCCGTCCGCCTACAAGGCCAGACATATCGTCGAGGATATCCGCCTGCTGGCGGAGCATCTCGGCTACGACCGCTTCGTGCTGGTGGCGCATGACTGGGGCGGGGCGATTGCATGGAACTTCGCGATTGCGTTGCCGCGCTTGCTGGACAAACTCATCATCGTCAATTCGCCGCATCCGTATTTATTCGCACAGTCATTGACCTCAGACCCGAAGCAAAGAGAGGCAAGCGCGTACATGAACTGGTTGCGCGCACCGGGTTCGGAAGCGGCGCTGGCGAAGGACAATTTTGCCCTGATGGAAAGATTCCTGACGGGATACGGACAGACCTCGACCTCGTGGTTCACATCCGAAGTGCGGCAGAAGTACCATGAATGCTGGGCGCGCGGCCTGACCGGCGGCGTCAACTACTACCGCGCGTCACCCCTGCATCCGCCGACCGATGCTCATGCAGGCCCGCTCAAGCTGGAATTGAATCCGGACGATTTCCGCGTCGAGGTGCCTACCCGCGTCATCTGGGGTGAAAACGACGTGGCATTGCCGAAGTCCTTGCTCGACGGCCTCGGCAATTTCGTTGATGATCTCAGGGTCGAACGCATTCCGGAAGGCAGTCACTGGGTTGTGCATGAACAGCCCGAACGGATCAATCGCTTGATACGCGGATTTCTGTCCGAATAG
- a CDS encoding SDR family oxidoreductase produces the protein MKDFKNKVAVITGGASGFGREFANIGAKLGMKLVLADVQQEGLDKAKAELEAEGAQVLAMRCDVRKADAVQALADATMNRFGSVHLVFNNAGVGSGGLIWENSLADWEWVLGVNVWGVIHGVRTFTPLMLECAKKEAGYEGHIVNTASMAGILNAPNMGVYNVSKHAVVSLSETLYQDLQLINAPVGASVLCPYFVPTGINNSERSRPDDVKGDATMTASQRAAQAISDKAVSSGKVSAAEVAQRTFDAIRDNKFYIFSHPHALGNVQTRMEDIVQQRNPSDPFEAAPHIREMLRAKLNVA, from the coding sequence ATGAAGGATTTCAAGAACAAGGTGGCGGTCATCACCGGCGGCGCGAGCGGGTTCGGACGCGAGTTCGCCAACATCGGCGCGAAGCTGGGCATGAAGCTGGTGCTGGCCGACGTGCAACAGGAAGGACTCGACAAGGCGAAGGCGGAACTCGAAGCGGAGGGCGCGCAGGTCCTGGCCATGCGTTGCGACGTCCGCAAGGCCGATGCGGTACAGGCGCTGGCCGATGCGACGATGAACCGGTTCGGTTCGGTGCATCTGGTTTTCAACAATGCAGGCGTGGGTTCCGGCGGCTTGATCTGGGAGAATTCGCTCGCCGATTGGGAATGGGTACTGGGCGTCAATGTGTGGGGTGTCATACACGGCGTGCGCACCTTTACGCCCTTGATGCTGGAATGCGCAAAGAAGGAAGCGGGCTACGAGGGGCACATCGTCAATACGGCGTCGATGGCCGGCATTCTGAATGCGCCCAACATGGGGGTCTATAACGTCTCGAAGCACGCGGTGGTGTCGTTGTCAGAAACGCTGTATCAGGATTTGCAGCTGATCAATGCGCCTGTCGGGGCATCGGTGCTGTGTCCGTATTTCGTGCCGACCGGCATCAATAATTCGGAGCGCAGCCGTCCCGATGATGTGAAGGGCGATGCGACGATGACGGCCAGCCAGCGCGCCGCGCAGGCAATTTCCGACAAGGCCGTGTCATCCGGCAAGGTCTCGGCCGCGGAAGTCGCGCAGCGCACATTCGATGCAATCCGCGATAACAAGTTCTACATCTTCTCGCACCCGCATGCGCTGGGCAATGTGCAGACGCGCATGGAAGACATCGTGCAGCAACGCAATCCGAGCGATCCGTTCGAAGCAGCGCCGCACATCCGCGAGATGTTGCGCGCGAAGCTGAACGTGGCGTGA
- a CDS encoding glutathione S-transferase family protein, producing the protein MPEIIFHHYPNSPFSEKIRLIFGFKKLAWQSVIIPAIMPKPNVVALTGGYRRTPVMQIGADIYCDTTLMADVLERIAPTPALYPEPLAGLSRTLAQWADATLFWTVIAYVFQPASMPYLLNGLTQEQVKAFASDRAAMRGNAPRMTLPEATGALTEYLHRLENMLSRDEPFLLGSQPCIADFSVYHCIWFLQLAKPVAGILDIAPNVKTWSGRMAEFGHHDHERMSAEQALEIARNSHAAAVDDRPFFDAQGAVLGDRVEIMPTDYALDPVAGELVQSTLDEFAVRRTDPQAGTVVVHFPRIGFQLKKI; encoded by the coding sequence ATGCCGGAAATCATTTTTCACCACTATCCGAATTCGCCTTTTTCGGAAAAGATTCGCCTGATCTTCGGTTTCAAGAAACTGGCATGGCAGTCGGTCATCATTCCGGCCATCATGCCGAAGCCGAATGTCGTGGCGCTGACAGGCGGTTACCGCCGCACGCCGGTGATGCAGATCGGTGCCGATATCTATTGCGATACCACGCTGATGGCCGACGTACTGGAGCGCATTGCGCCGACCCCCGCGCTTTATCCCGAACCGCTGGCAGGACTTTCCAGGACGCTCGCGCAGTGGGCCGATGCGACGCTGTTCTGGACTGTGATCGCGTATGTATTCCAGCCTGCGTCAATGCCGTATCTGCTGAACGGATTGACGCAGGAGCAGGTCAAGGCGTTTGCCAGTGATCGTGCCGCCATGCGCGGCAACGCGCCTCGCATGACATTGCCGGAAGCGACCGGCGCGCTGACCGAATACCTGCATCGACTGGAAAACATGCTGTCTCGGGACGAGCCGTTCCTGCTCGGGAGCCAGCCGTGCATTGCCGACTTCTCTGTGTATCACTGCATCTGGTTTCTGCAATTGGCGAAACCGGTGGCAGGAATTCTGGACATCGCACCGAATGTGAAGACGTGGTCCGGCCGCATGGCGGAGTTCGGCCATCACGATCATGAACGAATGAGCGCGGAGCAGGCTCTGGAGATTGCGCGCAACAGCCACGCGGCCGCGGTTGACGATCGGCCGTTTTTCGATGCGCAGGGCGCGGTCTTGGGCGACCGCGTCGAGATCATGCCGACCGACTATGCGCTCGACCCCGTGGCGGGCGAGCTGGTGCAGTCGACGCTGGATGAATTTGCAGTACGCCGCACCGATCCGCAGGCCGGCACCGTCGTCGTGCATTTCCCGCGCATCGGTTTTCAGCTCAAGAAGATTTGA
- a CDS encoding NADP-dependent oxidoreductase produces the protein MTSYKRMVLASRPQGEVVPANFRLEEIPVPALKDGEVLIRNHFLSLDPYMRMRMEDVKSYAAPQAIGETMIGGTVGEIVESKNPKFATGDKVIGMLGWAEMGVSDGALLRKLDTRNLPLSAYLGAVGMPGVTAWYGLTQIIQPKEGETVVVSAASGAVGSVVGQLARQRGLRAVGIAGGAEKCAYVVNELGFDVCIDYKAGNLVADLAKATPNGIDGVFENVGGEIFDACLARMNPFGRIALCGMIAGYEGNPTPINNVSAFLKMRLTMRGFIVSEHMDLWPQALTELGTLVATGKLKFRESVAQGLEAAPDAFIGMLKGRNFGKQLVKLV, from the coding sequence ATGACAAGCTACAAGCGCATGGTTTTGGCCTCTCGTCCGCAAGGCGAGGTCGTTCCCGCCAATTTCCGCCTGGAGGAAATACCGGTCCCGGCGTTGAAAGACGGCGAAGTCCTGATCCGCAATCATTTCTTGTCGCTCGACCCCTACATGCGCATGCGCATGGAGGACGTCAAGAGCTATGCCGCGCCGCAGGCGATCGGCGAGACCATGATCGGCGGCACCGTCGGTGAAATCGTCGAGTCGAAGAATCCGAAATTTGCAACAGGCGACAAGGTCATCGGCATGCTCGGCTGGGCCGAAATGGGCGTGTCGGACGGTGCTCTGCTGCGCAAACTCGACACCAGGAACCTGCCCTTGTCCGCCTATCTCGGGGCAGTCGGCATGCCCGGCGTCACGGCGTGGTACGGCCTCACCCAGATCATCCAGCCGAAAGAGGGCGAGACCGTAGTCGTCTCGGCGGCCAGCGGCGCGGTCGGCAGTGTGGTCGGCCAGCTCGCCAGGCAGCGCGGCTTGCGTGCGGTCGGCATCGCCGGCGGTGCGGAGAAGTGCGCCTACGTGGTCAACGAACTCGGCTTCGATGTCTGCATCGACTACAAGGCGGGAAATCTGGTTGCCGATCTGGCGAAGGCAACGCCGAACGGCATCGACGGCGTGTTCGAAAACGTCGGCGGCGAGATATTCGATGCCTGTCTGGCACGCATGAATCCCTTCGGCCGGATTGCGCTATGCGGCATGATCGCAGGCTATGAAGGCAATCCGACGCCGATCAACAACGTCAGCGCTTTCCTCAAGATGCGGCTGACGATGCGCGGCTTCATCGTTTCCGAGCATATGGACTTGTGGCCGCAAGCCTTGACCGAACTCGGCACGCTGGTGGCGACAGGCAAGCTGAAGTTCCGCGAGTCGGTCGCGCAGGGGTTGGAGGCTGCACCCGATGCCTTTATCGGCATGCTGAAAGGCAGGAACTTCGGCAAGCAGCTGGTGAAGCTGGTTTAG
- a CDS encoding PaaI family thioesterase, translating to MNDLKPQPFPAEIPFLHDLGVEFLGMANGEAAVALDLQARHMNSWHVTHGGVTMTLLDVVMSMAGRSLDPDARGGVTVEMKTSFLQPGGMPGGRMIAKGKAFHRSTTMCFCEGEVWNGDKLVAKAMGTFKYLKRLDVMKKMEHE from the coding sequence ATGAATGATTTGAAACCGCAACCGTTTCCGGCCGAGATTCCGTTTCTGCATGATCTCGGCGTGGAATTTCTCGGCATGGCAAACGGGGAAGCCGCGGTGGCGCTTGATCTGCAGGCACGTCACATGAACAGCTGGCATGTGACGCATGGCGGCGTCACGATGACCTTGCTGGATGTCGTCATGTCGATGGCCGGACGCTCGCTGGATCCGGATGCGCGCGGCGGCGTGACCGTCGAAATGAAAACCAGTTTTCTGCAGCCAGGCGGCATGCCTGGCGGGCGCATGATTGCCAAGGGCAAGGCGTTTCACCGTTCCACGACGATGTGTTTTTGCGAAGGCGAAGTGTGGAACGGCGACAAGCTGGTGGCAAAGGCGATGGGCACCTTCAAGTATCTGAAGCGTCTTGATGTCATGAAGAAAATGGAGCATGAGTAA
- a CDS encoding SDR family oxidoreductase codes for MRTIQQLFDLSGKTALVTGGSRGLGLQIAEALGEQGAKVVLSSRKQADLDEAVAHLKERGIEASAIAADVSQEAAIAPLVAEAMKRLGHIDILINNAGATWGAPAEDHPLEAWDKVMNLNVRSIFLLSQAVAKQSMIPRKYGRIVNVASIAGLAGNGPNSMQTIAYNTSKGAVVNFTRTLAGEWGRYGITVNALAPGFFPSRMTKGLLERLGEDDLASHAPLQRIGDDEDLKGAALLFASDAGKHVTGQILAVDGGVSAVH; via the coding sequence ATGCGCACCATTCAACAACTGTTCGACCTGAGCGGCAAGACCGCGCTGGTGACCGGCGGATCGCGCGGCCTCGGTCTGCAAATCGCGGAAGCACTCGGCGAGCAGGGCGCGAAGGTCGTGCTGTCCTCGCGCAAGCAAGCCGACCTTGACGAAGCCGTCGCCCATCTGAAAGAACGCGGCATCGAAGCGAGCGCCATCGCGGCGGACGTATCGCAGGAAGCGGCAATCGCGCCGCTGGTCGCAGAGGCGATGAAGCGGCTCGGTCATATCGATATCCTGATCAACAATGCCGGCGCGACCTGGGGCGCTCCTGCCGAGGATCATCCGCTCGAAGCGTGGGACAAGGTGATGAACCTGAACGTCCGCAGCATCTTCCTGCTCTCGCAAGCGGTCGCCAAACAGTCGATGATTCCCCGCAAGTACGGCCGCATCGTCAACGTGGCATCCATCGCGGGACTCGCCGGCAACGGCCCGAACTCCATGCAGACCATCGCGTATAACACCTCCAAGGGCGCGGTCGTCAACTTCACGCGCACGCTGGCCGGCGAGTGGGGACGCTACGGCATCACCGTCAATGCACTCGCACCGGGATTCTTCCCTTCCAGGATGACGAAGGGACTTCTTGAAAGGCTGGGCGAAGACGACCTCGCCAGTCATGCGCCCTTGCAGCGCATCGGCGACGACGAAGATCTGAAAGGCGCGGCGCTGCTGTTTGCGTCCGATGCCGGCAAGCACGTGACCGGCCAGATTCTGGCGGTTGATGGCGGCGTCTCGGCGGTGCATTGA
- a CDS encoding Dabb family protein has protein sequence MLKHIVMWKLKDHAEGADKAANAARMKELLDACANIVPGILKFETAIAQPGLEATYDVVLYSEFASMAALDAYQEHPQHVALKPFIGAIREARQCMDYEI, from the coding sequence ATGCTCAAGCACATCGTCATGTGGAAATTGAAGGATCATGCCGAAGGCGCGGACAAGGCCGCCAATGCCGCAAGAATGAAAGAACTGCTGGACGCCTGCGCCAATATCGTGCCGGGCATCCTGAAGTTTGAAACGGCCATTGCCCAGCCGGGGCTGGAGGCGACTTACGATGTCGTCCTGTATTCCGAATTCGCCTCCATGGCAGCACTCGATGCCTATCAGGAACACCCGCAGCATGTCGCGCTGAAACCCTTCATCGGCGCGATACGCGAAGCGCGGCAATGCATGGATTACGAAATCTGA
- a CDS encoding acyl-CoA dehydrogenase: MQSRILSRRDLEFMLYEWLDAEALTQRQRYIDHSRETFNAAMDTCEQIATDLFAPHNKKNDQEEPYFDGERVHIIPEVKIALEAFCEAGLIAAGQDFELGGMQLPCLLEKAGFAYFKGANVGTASYPFLTIGNANTLLKCGTPEQIDTFVKPMMSGRFFGTMCLSEPQAGSSLSDITTRAERQDDGSYRLKGNKMWISAGEHELSENIVHLVLAKIPDENGKLIPGVKGISLFIVPKKLVHADGTLGERNDVVLAGLNHKMGYRGTTNCLLNFGEGKFKPQGRAGAIGYLVGEPHKGLSYMFHMMNEARIGVGLGAVMLGYTGYLHALEYARERPQGRQPLAKDPAQPQIPIIQHTDVKRMLLAQKTYVEGGLALNLYCARLVDEERTAESDEARAHASLLLDILTPIAKSWPSQWCLEANNLAIQVHGGYGYTREYNVEQFYRDNRLNPIHEGTHGIQGLDLLGRKVTMQNGAAFKALGTEVQRTMAKALEVPELAAHAKALGAALQRIDSVTRTLYGAGDLNKTLANASVYLEAFGHAVVAWIWLEQALRAVGKSGHDEDFYKGKLQACAFFFKWELPKVQAQLDLLESIDTTTLDMQDTWF; this comes from the coding sequence ATGCAATCCAGGATCCTGTCACGCCGCGATCTCGAGTTCATGTTGTATGAATGGCTGGATGCAGAAGCGCTGACGCAACGCCAGCGCTACATCGACCATTCGCGCGAAACCTTCAATGCCGCAATGGACACCTGCGAGCAGATCGCAACCGATTTGTTTGCACCGCATAACAAGAAAAACGATCAGGAAGAGCCATACTTCGACGGCGAGCGTGTCCACATCATTCCGGAAGTGAAAATCGCGCTTGAAGCGTTCTGTGAAGCAGGATTGATCGCCGCCGGACAGGACTTTGAACTGGGTGGCATGCAACTGCCGTGTCTGCTCGAAAAGGCGGGTTTTGCCTACTTCAAGGGCGCAAACGTCGGCACCGCTTCCTATCCCTTCCTCACGATCGGCAATGCCAATACGTTGCTCAAATGCGGCACGCCGGAACAGATCGACACCTTCGTCAAGCCGATGATGAGCGGCCGCTTCTTCGGCACCATGTGCCTGTCGGAGCCGCAGGCGGGTTCTTCGCTGTCCGACATCACGACCCGTGCGGAACGGCAGGACGACGGCAGCTATCGGCTGAAAGGCAACAAGATGTGGATTTCCGCCGGCGAGCATGAGCTGTCGGAGAACATCGTGCATCTGGTGCTGGCAAAAATTCCGGATGAAAACGGCAAGCTGATTCCGGGTGTGAAAGGCATTTCGCTGTTCATCGTGCCCAAAAAACTGGTCCATGCCGATGGCACGCTCGGCGAACGCAACGACGTCGTGCTGGCGGGCCTGAACCACAAGATGGGCTATCGCGGCACAACCAACTGCCTGCTGAATTTCGGCGAAGGCAAGTTCAAGCCGCAGGGCAGGGCAGGCGCGATCGGTTATCTGGTTGGCGAGCCGCACAAGGGCTTGAGCTACATGTTCCACATGATGAACGAGGCGCGCATCGGCGTCGGCCTCGGCGCGGTCATGCTGGGCTATACCGGCTACCTGCATGCGCTGGAGTATGCGCGCGAGCGGCCGCAAGGTCGCCAGCCATTGGCAAAGGACCCGGCGCAGCCGCAGATACCGATCATTCAGCACACCGATGTCAAACGCATGCTGCTGGCACAGAAGACGTACGTCGAAGGTGGCCTGGCGCTCAATCTGTATTGCGCACGGCTGGTCGACGAAGAAAGGACGGCGGAGTCGGACGAGGCGCGTGCGCATGCATCGCTGCTGCTCGACATCCTGACTCCGATCGCCAAATCGTGGCCGTCGCAATGGTGTCTGGAGGCAAACAACCTCGCCATCCAGGTGCATGGCGGTTATGGCTACACGCGCGAGTACAACGTCGAGCAGTTCTATCGCGACAATCGACTGAACCCGATTCACGAAGGCACGCACGGCATCCAGGGGCTTGACCTGCTGGGCCGCAAGGTGACGATGCAAAACGGCGCCGCGTTCAAGGCGCTCGGCACCGAGGTGCAGCGCACGATGGCGAAAGCGCTGGAAGTGCCGGAACTGGCAGCCCATGCCAAGGCGCTCGGCGCGGCGCTGCAGCGGATCGATAGTGTCACGCGCACCTTGTACGGCGCGGGAGACTTGAACAAGACGCTGGCAAATGCATCGGTGTATCTCGAAGCATTCGGTCATGCGGTCGTGGCGTGGATCTGGCTGGAACAGGCGTTGCGGGCGGTCGGCAAGAGCGGACACGACGAGGATTTCTACAAGGGAAAATTGCAGGCTTGCGCGTTCTTCTTCAAGTGGGAATTGCCGAAGGTGCAGGCGCAACTGGATTTGTTGGAAAGCATCGACACGACGACGCTGGACATGCAAGATACGTGGTTTTAA